The following are encoded together in the Periplaneta americana isolate PAMFEO1 chromosome 5, P.americana_PAMFEO1_priV1, whole genome shotgun sequence genome:
- the LOC138700345 gene encoding replication factor C subunit 2-like isoform X2 — translation MLRYGRLSDARVLAKVIEVCQKEQISYTEDGLAAIVFTALGDMRQALNNLQSTCNGFKHVSSRNVFKIISSLWKVGYAAEDVIGNIFRVTEIMQMPEELKLDFTKETGTTRLRIVDVLTSLLQPRGLPGGYGRNC, via the exons ATGCTGCGGTATGGTCGGTTGTCTGATGCCCGGGTCTTGGCTAAAGTTATCGAAGTGTGCCAGAAAGAACAG ATCTCATACACAGAAGACGGGTTAGCAGCGATCGTGTTCACTGCCCTGGGAGACATGAGACAGGCACTGAACAACCTGCAGTCCACGTGCAATGGCTTCAAACACGTCAGCAGCAGGAATGTCTTCAAG ATAATATCTTCTCTGTGGAAAGTTGGATATGCAGCTGAAGATGTAATCGGCAATATATTTCGGGTTACTGAAATCATGCAGATGCCTGAGGAACTGAAGCTGGATTTCACAAAG GAAACTGGAACGACTCGCTTGAGGATAGTGGATGTTCTTACAAGCCTTCTGCAGCCAAGAGGCCTGCCAGGTGGCTATGGACGCAACTGCTAG
- the LOC138700345 gene encoding replication factor C subunit 2-like isoform X1, whose translation MSCETKSKCLPAEGYSVIRETQNYHPGRGRQISYTEDGLAAIVFTALGDMRQALNNLQSTCNGFKHVSSRNVFKIISSLWKVGYAAEDVIGNIFRVTEIMQMPEELKLDFTKETGTTRLRIVDVLTSLLQPRGLPGGYGRNC comes from the exons ATGTCGTGCgaaacaaaatcaaaatgtttgcCAGCAGAAGGTTACTCTGTCATCAGGGAAACACAAAATTATCATCCTGGACGAGGCAGACAG ATCTCATACACAGAAGACGGGTTAGCAGCGATCGTGTTCACTGCCCTGGGAGACATGAGACAGGCACTGAACAACCTGCAGTCCACGTGCAATGGCTTCAAACACGTCAGCAGCAGGAATGTCTTCAAG ATAATATCTTCTCTGTGGAAAGTTGGATATGCAGCTGAAGATGTAATCGGCAATATATTTCGGGTTACTGAAATCATGCAGATGCCTGAGGAACTGAAGCTGGATTTCACAAAG GAAACTGGAACGACTCGCTTGAGGATAGTGGATGTTCTTACAAGCCTTCTGCAGCCAAGAGGCCTGCCAGGTGGCTATGGACGCAACTGCTAG
- the LOC138700345 gene encoding replication factor C subunit 2-like isoform X3, with protein sequence MFADTGNVPNIIIAISYTEDGLAAIVFTALGDMRQALNNLQSTCNGFKHVSSRNVFKIISSLWKVGYAAEDVIGNIFRVTEIMQMPEELKLDFTKETGTTRLRIVDVLTSLLQPRGLPGGYGRNC encoded by the exons ATGTTTGCTGATACTGGAAATGTACcaaatattattattgct ATCTCATACACAGAAGACGGGTTAGCAGCGATCGTGTTCACTGCCCTGGGAGACATGAGACAGGCACTGAACAACCTGCAGTCCACGTGCAATGGCTTCAAACACGTCAGCAGCAGGAATGTCTTCAAG ATAATATCTTCTCTGTGGAAAGTTGGATATGCAGCTGAAGATGTAATCGGCAATATATTTCGGGTTACTGAAATCATGCAGATGCCTGAGGAACTGAAGCTGGATTTCACAAAG GAAACTGGAACGACTCGCTTGAGGATAGTGGATGTTCTTACAAGCCTTCTGCAGCCAAGAGGCCTGCCAGGTGGCTATGGACGCAACTGCTAG